Proteins from a genomic interval of Symmachiella macrocystis:
- a CDS encoding GlcG/HbpS family heme-binding protein: MALAAAIKESEATGTQMCIAVLDSGGILKAFARMDDAWLGSVDVAIKKAKTACFFGMTSGQIGELSQPGGPLYGIEHSNDGLISFPGGIPVVDEDGVLIGAVGVSGSTVENDHQVAKAAVESIGVTDLPEHPWRT, translated from the coding sequence ATAGCACTCGCTGCAGCGATCAAGGAATCGGAAGCAACTGGCACCCAGATGTGCATCGCCGTGCTTGATTCCGGCGGAATCCTGAAAGCGTTCGCACGCATGGATGACGCCTGGCTCGGCAGCGTCGATGTCGCTATCAAGAAAGCAAAGACCGCCTGCTTTTTCGGGATGACCTCCGGACAGATCGGCGAGCTCTCTCAGCCCGGCGGTCCCCTCTATGGCATTGAACACTCCAACGATGGCTTGATTTCGTTTCCCGGTGGGATTCCTGTCGTGGACGAAGACGGAGTCCTGATTGGTGCGGTGGGTGTGAGTGGCAGTACCGTCGAGAACGATCATCAGGTCGCCAAGGCTGCGGTGGAATCAATCGGGGTCACAGATCTACCGGAACACCCCTGGCGTACCTGA
- a CDS encoding GYD domain-containing protein has protein sequence MKTATIALLAIGLLAEIGNTQDTPLNEPPKPMRIFLFSAKPSPAAWQFMKKNPGDRRAATVDAIKNIGGKMLGYYWGLTTGKNYIIVAVPDGRTAQAMLIQRLSSGLVL, from the coding sequence ATGAAAACAGCTACAATAGCCCTCTTGGCAATCGGCCTGCTTGCCGAAATTGGAAACACCCAGGACACCCCATTGAATGAACCGCCGAAGCCGATGCGGATCTTTTTGTTTTCGGCGAAACCCAGCCCTGCGGCCTGGCAATTCATGAAGAAGAATCCCGGTGACCGACGGGCTGCTACGGTGGACGCGATAAAGAATATTGGCGGCAAAATGCTGGGCTATTACTGGGGTCTTACTACCGGCAAGAACTACATCATCGTTGCTGTTCCCGATGGTCGTACCGCCCAGGCGATGCTGATTCAGCGTCTTTCGTCCGGTCTGGTTCTTTAA
- a CDS encoding MarR family winged helix-turn-helix transcriptional regulator, whose translation MLKFDPTESTGFLVGRVSHALKLRVQEFLDAAEIPLSAEEISILTVLAHLKEPEQMKPLAEKLGRDATTVSRQIAGLEQAGLVQRSPCADDGRSTVVAVTKAGSKLVERTIPLTLALRKQAMQGISQADAKTLVNALALMLKNLKDEA comes from the coding sequence ATGCTTAAATTTGACCCAACAGAGTCGACCGGCTTTTTAGTTGGTCGTGTATCTCATGCACTTAAGCTGCGCGTTCAGGAGTTTCTGGATGCCGCAGAGATTCCGCTGTCCGCTGAAGAAATCAGCATACTGACAGTCCTGGCGCATCTGAAGGAACCGGAACAGATGAAACCGCTTGCTGAGAAGCTCGGTCGTGACGCGACGACGGTTAGCCGCCAGATCGCGGGATTAGAACAGGCGGGCCTCGTTCAGCGTTCCCCTTGCGCGGATGATGGGCGGTCGACAGTTGTTGCAGTGACCAAGGCAGGCTCTAAACTCGTAGAAAGAACCATACCTCTTACACTAGCCTTGCGAAAACAAGCAATGCAGGGAATCTCTCAAGCGGACGCGAAAACTTTGGTAAACGCTTTAGCTCTGATGCTGAAGAACCTAAAAGACGAAGCGTAA
- a CDS encoding alpha/beta hydrolase domain-containing protein yields MRRTVKRLRQKFSVSERRACRGVGFSRSSIRYRRRAKCDEEILRRRLRELVPRSGPDGNEVGCLSPPEVAVPVATYTSWRLRSEEGGAANELLSLTGSYLPFPISKSAREKTGDPRQSIEERYGTLETYLQQLAQHCLEYEQTGYLLEEDTQRIMKVQRDRVAPFFNRKIGIRVPGDNPPKNDSPR; encoded by the coding sequence ATGCGCCGAACCGTGAAACGCTTGCGACAAAAGTTTTCGGTCTCTGAGCGTCGGGCTTGCCGAGGCGTTGGTTTTTCGCGGAGCAGCATTCGTTACCGGCGTCGCGCCAAGTGTGATGAAGAGATTCTTCGCCGGCGATTGCGTGAGCTGGTTCCCCGATCAGGGCCGGACGGCAATGAAGTCGGCTGTCTCTCGCCGCCTGAAGTCGCCGTTCCCGTTGCCACGTACACAAGTTGGAGATTGCGGAGCGAGGAGGGAGGCGCGGCGAACGAACTGCTGAGCTTGACCGGTTCCTATCTCCCTTTTCCGATTAGTAAGTCTGCACGAGAAAAGACCGGTGATCCAAGGCAATCGATCGAGGAGCGATATGGTACGTTGGAAACGTACCTTCAACAACTGGCGCAACATTGCCTAGAATACGAGCAGACCGGATACCTATTAGAAGAGGATACGCAGCGCATCATGAAAGTGCAGCGTGACCGCGTGGCGCCTTTTTTTAACCGGAAGATTGGAATTCGCGTCCCGGGCGATAATCCGCCTAAAAACGATTCGCCGCGTTGA
- a CDS encoding metal-dependent hydrolase family protein: MNILKSIATLMVSAILTTTLVVAQGAEPLPKLTLISNVNIFDGVNDKLHEGMHVLVKDNLIETVSDMPLAVSQTDRVTKIDGGGRTLMPGLIDSHVHLTFSGTPDAIPAREAMQWDQLGGTQALNAREFLMDGFTTVRDAGACYDGIKKLVDRDLLVGPRIYPSGGILSQTSGHADWRTVSQRNPNLTPARDNNLGRLGLMHLVDGVDRVLAATRQNLAAGATQIKMTTGGGVSSTLDPLHTFQFLPEEIEAAVRAAKDWDTYVMVHAYTDETVMRSLQAGVLCIEHGQMMSDEAMKLLVENGAFLSPNMAAISEELLQHPVYGQGIIGKKTRQFIDGSQNFVKLVNKHKPKVVYNTDVVATDLVGSRGVRDNNLWVHAKSFGNLNALRAMTSVGGELAQLTGKHNPYPHKLGVIEPGAYADIILVDGNPLEDITVLGARPKMFEGEPRRDEGFKTMPFIMKDGRVYKNTLK, encoded by the coding sequence ATGAACATTCTGAAATCTATCGCGACTCTGATGGTTTCGGCGATCCTGACGACAACATTGGTTGTTGCTCAAGGTGCCGAACCACTGCCGAAGCTAACGTTGATCAGCAATGTCAACATTTTCGACGGCGTCAATGACAAGCTTCACGAAGGCATGCATGTCCTCGTGAAAGACAATCTGATCGAGACCGTTTCCGACATGCCGTTGGCGGTAAGTCAAACGGACAGAGTCACGAAGATTGACGGTGGCGGACGCACGTTGATGCCGGGGTTGATCGATTCGCATGTGCACCTCACCTTTTCAGGAACGCCCGATGCGATTCCAGCTCGCGAAGCGATGCAGTGGGATCAACTTGGCGGCACCCAGGCGCTGAATGCTCGCGAATTCCTGATGGACGGTTTCACCACCGTGCGTGACGCAGGGGCGTGCTATGACGGGATCAAGAAGTTGGTTGATCGCGATTTGCTAGTCGGACCACGAATCTATCCGAGTGGTGGCATTCTCAGTCAAACCTCGGGCCATGCGGATTGGCGCACGGTTTCTCAAAGAAATCCAAATCTAACGCCAGCCCGCGATAACAACCTGGGGCGACTCGGCCTGATGCATCTTGTTGATGGCGTCGATCGAGTCCTCGCTGCCACTCGTCAAAACCTGGCTGCCGGCGCGACGCAAATCAAGATGACCACCGGTGGTGGTGTCTCTTCGACACTGGACCCGTTGCATACGTTTCAGTTTCTACCCGAGGAAATCGAAGCAGCGGTGCGAGCGGCAAAGGACTGGGACACGTATGTGATGGTGCACGCCTACACGGACGAAACGGTCATGCGATCTCTTCAAGCTGGCGTGCTTTGTATCGAGCATGGCCAGATGATGAGCGACGAGGCCATGAAGCTGCTTGTTGAAAATGGGGCGTTTCTATCACCCAACATGGCAGCGATCAGCGAGGAATTGTTGCAGCACCCGGTTTATGGGCAGGGCATCATCGGGAAGAAGACACGACAGTTCATCGATGGCTCACAAAACTTCGTCAAGTTGGTCAACAAGCACAAACCGAAAGTCGTCTACAACACCGATGTCGTCGCAACTGACCTGGTGGGCAGTCGTGGTGTTCGTGACAACAACCTGTGGGTGCATGCCAAGTCATTTGGCAATTTGAACGCGCTGCGTGCGATGACATCAGTCGGTGGCGAACTGGCACAATTGACTGGCAAGCACAATCCTTACCCGCATAAGCTGGGCGTGATCGAGCCCGGTGCCTATGCGGATATCATTTTGGTCGACGGTAACCCGCTGGAAGACATCACCGTACT
- a CDS encoding DoxX family protein yields MNLLHVELQQEVMANLGYPMYLMTILGVAKLLDVAAFFNPYDTGTDSMGKRRIHLRHAWRRGVACMRR; encoded by the coding sequence ATGAATCTTTTGCATGTCGAGCTTCAGCAGGAGGTGATGGCGAATCTGGGCTATCCGATGTACCTGATGACGATTCTTGGCGTCGCCAAGCTGCTGGACGTCGCCGCCTTTTTTAATCCCTATGACACCGGTACTGACAGTATGGGTAAACGCAGGATTCACCTTCGACATGCGTGGCGCCGCGGTGTCGCATGCATGCGTCGTTGA
- a CDS encoding mechanosensitive ion channel family protein has protein sequence MRTFAGSWLGRFALVVAIGLSVVKSPTMAQETSGTEPPELTTTSDAEVPVDHLQVILRPLTKGELEIELNGWLDLLRAKITEVGNTELKLKAVPENESDDKLTDRLVALRIEETALAERTRIVLDALKAKGGDVQSAEQFINAVSDLSETTDATSYQAALVAELKNWAGRDDGGKLWARRLLVAAIILLVFFFISKFAGRVIAKALARHPRASNLLENFARRTTGGIVFVVGILMALSVLGVQIGPMMAALGAGGFIVGFALQETLGSFASGLMIMVYRPFDVDDYVSVSEVEGTVQEMSLVSTSLLTLDNKVVVIPNKKVWGDTIVNFTGKDTRRVDLVFGIGYDDKIEHAIDVLIQISNEHPLVLKDPSVTVHVDQLADSSVNLFCRPWVKTADYWTVHWDLTRQVKERFDEEGISIPYPQRDVHMLSESVPNLP, from the coding sequence ATGAGAACGTTTGCAGGATCATGGCTTGGCCGATTTGCTTTGGTGGTTGCTATCGGTCTCTCGGTAGTCAAATCACCTACTATGGCTCAAGAGACGTCTGGTACAGAACCTCCAGAGTTGACGACTACCTCTGATGCTGAAGTACCGGTGGACCATCTCCAGGTGATCCTGCGTCCCCTGACGAAAGGCGAGTTGGAGATCGAGTTAAATGGCTGGCTCGATCTGCTGCGCGCAAAGATCACCGAGGTCGGCAACACTGAATTGAAACTCAAAGCCGTGCCAGAGAACGAATCAGATGATAAGTTGACGGACCGGTTGGTTGCACTTCGTATTGAAGAAACGGCGCTGGCGGAACGAACTCGGATCGTGCTCGATGCCCTGAAAGCGAAAGGGGGTGATGTCCAATCCGCGGAACAATTCATTAACGCAGTGTCAGATCTCAGTGAAACTACCGACGCAACTTCGTATCAAGCGGCGCTGGTCGCCGAATTAAAAAACTGGGCCGGGAGAGACGATGGCGGCAAGTTATGGGCACGACGATTACTTGTGGCTGCGATCATTCTGTTGGTGTTTTTCTTCATTTCCAAATTTGCTGGGCGTGTGATCGCCAAAGCATTGGCTCGCCATCCTCGAGCATCGAACCTTTTGGAGAACTTCGCCCGACGTACGACCGGAGGAATTGTATTTGTTGTGGGCATTCTCATGGCTTTGAGTGTCCTGGGTGTGCAAATTGGGCCGATGATGGCGGCCCTCGGGGCAGGAGGATTCATCGTTGGTTTTGCATTACAAGAAACACTAGGCAGCTTCGCCAGTGGCCTGATGATCATGGTCTATCGTCCATTTGATGTCGATGATTACGTCTCCGTTTCCGAGGTCGAAGGCACCGTCCAGGAAATGAGTCTGGTTTCCACCTCCTTGCTGACGCTCGACAATAAGGTCGTTGTGATCCCCAACAAAAAAGTCTGGGGCGATACGATTGTCAATTTCACTGGAAAAGACACGCGACGTGTCGATCTAGTCTTTGGGATCGGCTACGACGACAAAATCGAGCATGCCATTGATGTATTAATACAAATCTCCAATGAGCACCCACTGGTTCTCAAAGATCCTAGTGTGACAGTTCATGTTGACCAGTTAGCAGATTCTTCCGTCAATCTGTTCTGCCGGCCCTGGGTGAAAACGGCCGACTATTGGACCGTTCACTGGGACCTGACGCGCCAGGTCAAAGAGCGATTTGACGAAGAGGGGATCAGTATTCCGTATCCGCAACGCGATGTGCATATGCTTTCGGAATCTGTACCGAATTTACCGTAG
- a CDS encoding metal-dependent hydrolase family protein — translation MSNKLYRAILTLAVIATITLSLAPPATAQDGKANDTESEVTLFKNVKVFNGTENMLHEMDVLVVKNKIHKIAKDIPTSGTWEVDMKTGGAKQTKGPGGGLEAYTFNTFEQGKTVKKQVKVNVIDGGGRTLMPGLIDSHVHLNFYKDGTLIDLESSTWEEIGARAAAMAKEMLEMGFTTVRDMGGTHDGLKKVIDQGLLPGPRIYCAGGFISQTSGHGDFGLPAMRKGEANVERLEIARMVDGRNEVLQAGRRNFALGAHYLKVMVSGGVTSVKDPIYASQFSDDEVLAAVETAEDWGSYVAVHVFQDDDILRALNLGVKCIDHGLTISDESMKLLVEKDAFLSPNCTALAREALAHPMHQDPTFPPTVKFMWLFNNSSEFFNLCKKYKPKLVFNSDYVLLTGDPFRASMDFTKYNVADRFGNFWALQMLTKNGGELCELTGPENPYADGKLGVIEEGAYADILIVDGNPLEDITTIGANSQWFDAAPRSQDVPPIKLIMKDGKVYKNTLK, via the coding sequence ATGAGTAACAAGCTGTACAGAGCCATTCTGACGCTAGCGGTCATCGCGACCATCACATTGTCACTCGCGCCGCCCGCCACTGCACAGGACGGGAAAGCGAACGACACTGAATCGGAAGTGACGCTTTTCAAAAATGTAAAGGTGTTTAACGGCACCGAAAATATGCTCCACGAAATGGACGTCCTCGTGGTGAAGAATAAGATTCACAAGATTGCCAAAGATATTCCGACCTCCGGGACCTGGGAGGTGGATATGAAAACCGGTGGTGCCAAACAGACCAAAGGCCCTGGTGGTGGGCTGGAGGCCTATACGTTCAATACGTTTGAACAAGGAAAAACGGTAAAGAAACAAGTCAAGGTCAACGTCATCGACGGAGGTGGGCGTACGCTGATGCCGGGGCTGATTGACTCTCACGTTCATCTCAACTTCTATAAAGACGGTACCCTCATCGACCTCGAGTCGTCGACCTGGGAAGAGATTGGTGCACGAGCAGCCGCTATGGCCAAGGAAATGCTCGAGATGGGATTCACCACGGTGCGCGACATGGGTGGGACTCACGACGGCCTCAAGAAAGTCATCGACCAAGGGCTACTGCCAGGGCCACGGATTTACTGCGCCGGTGGTTTTATCTCGCAGACCTCAGGACACGGAGACTTTGGATTGCCGGCAATGCGGAAAGGCGAAGCGAACGTAGAACGCCTGGAGATCGCTCGAATGGTTGATGGCCGAAACGAAGTTCTGCAAGCTGGTCGCCGCAATTTCGCGCTGGGTGCGCATTACTTGAAGGTCATGGTCAGCGGCGGCGTGACTTCGGTCAAGGATCCGATTTACGCATCACAATTTAGCGACGACGAGGTGCTTGCCGCTGTCGAGACAGCAGAGGACTGGGGCTCCTACGTCGCCGTTCATGTCTTTCAGGACGACGACATCCTTCGTGCACTTAACCTGGGAGTGAAGTGCATCGACCATGGATTGACAATTTCCGACGAGAGTATGAAATTGCTTGTCGAAAAGGACGCGTTTCTTTCGCCGAACTGCACAGCGCTCGCACGCGAAGCTTTAGCACATCCAATGCATCAGGATCCAACATTTCCACCGACTGTCAAGTTCATGTGGCTGTTCAACAACAGCAGCGAGTTTTTCAATCTCTGCAAGAAATACAAACCGAAATTGGTCTTCAACTCCGATTACGTTCTATTAACTGGCGACCCCTTCCGTGCGTCGATGGACTTCACCAAATACAACGTGGCAGACAGGTTCGGCAATTTCTGGGCGCTCCAGATGTTAACAAAAAACGGTGGTGAGCTTTGCGAGTTGACGGGACCGGAAAATCCCTACGCCGACGGAAAGTTGGGTGTCATCGAAGAAGGTGCCTACGCCGACATTCTGATCGTCGACGGTAATCCGCTGGAAGACATCACCACTATCGGGGCCAACAGCCAATGGTTCGACGCGGCACCGCGCAGCCAGGACGTGCCACCGATCAAGCTGATCATGAAAGACGGCAAGGTCTACAAGAATACGTTGAAGTAA
- a CDS encoding sialidase family protein, producing MKFPNPDWHEPMIVERKDGVLWMLARTRRGIMETFSKDDGHTWSTPVDPPEIRHPNARFHFRRLASGRILLVKHGDRIDAHDGRFKLSAWLSDDEGKSWKGGLVIEDRQGVSYPDGFQAPDGTIYISYDRYRATDGEILLT from the coding sequence GTGAAGTTTCCCAATCCTGATTGGCATGAACCGATGATCGTCGAGCGCAAAGACGGTGTGCTTTGGATGTTGGCGCGCACCCGACGAGGGATCATGGAGACCTTTTCCAAAGATGACGGGCACACCTGGTCCACACCAGTCGATCCGCCTGAGATCAGGCATCCGAATGCACGTTTTCACTTCCGTCGTCTTGCGTCGGGACGGATCCTCTTGGTCAAACATGGCGACCGTATTGACGCGCACGATGGCCGCTTCAAATTGAGTGCCTGGCTTTCAGACGATGAGGGCAAGTCGTGGAAGGGCGGTCTTGTGATTGAAGACCGTCAGGGTGTGTCATATCCCGACGGTTTCCAGGCCCCTGACGGCACAATCTACATTTCATATGACCGCTACCGTGCGACAGACGGTGAAATCCTGCTGACCTGA
- a CDS encoding sialidase family protein, whose translation MTPKKKRAYQIKVMRDIADLALIPPTFITKPLPKYDYDKLDYGMTIGIARTRKGRLWAAWVAGEDGPKAFMVAATSDDDGETWSKPRLVIDSQTLGLPIPRSVIVGNLWTDPLGRLWFFFDQTMNHFDGRAGLWFAICDNPDDDEPQWSEPRRLWHGVCLNKPIVTSKGEWLLPAYLLEKEHTSGIGPFKNLSRVGRVSRHQFSGFVGSGCNMTTPCVREVSQS comes from the coding sequence TTGACGCCGAAGAAGAAGCGGGCGTATCAGATCAAGGTCATGCGGGACATCGCCGATCTCGCCCTGATTCCTCCGACATTCATCACGAAACCGCTGCCAAAGTACGACTACGATAAACTCGATTACGGCATGACGATCGGGATTGCCCGCACCCGCAAAGGTCGACTTTGGGCGGCGTGGGTGGCCGGAGAGGATGGCCCCAAAGCCTTCATGGTGGCGGCGACCAGTGACGACGATGGAGAAACCTGGTCGAAACCAAGACTGGTCATCGACAGTCAGACGCTGGGGTTGCCCATCCCTCGCAGCGTCATCGTCGGCAATCTCTGGACCGATCCGCTCGGGCGTCTGTGGTTCTTCTTCGATCAAACGATGAACCACTTCGATGGCCGTGCGGGTCTATGGTTCGCCATCTGCGACAACCCCGATGACGACGAACCGCAGTGGTCCGAGCCGCGACGCCTTTGGCACGGTGTCTGTCTTAACAAACCCATTGTGACGTCAAAGGGCGAGTGGTTGCTGCCGGCCTACTTGTTGGAGAAGGAGCATACTAGCGGTATCGGTCCGTTTAAGAATCTCTCCAGAGTTGGACGAGTATCGCGGCATCAATTTTCTGGTTTCGTCGGATCAGGGTGCAACATGACAACGCCGTGCGTGCGTGAAGTTTCCCAATCCTGA